One region of Mangifera indica cultivar Alphonso chromosome 3, CATAS_Mindica_2.1, whole genome shotgun sequence genomic DNA includes:
- the LOC123211512 gene encoding CRM-domain containing factor CFM3A, chloroplastic/mitochondrial-like isoform X1, protein MNAFFTFVSSVSYHMALVSSSHFYPTTPTIFNSFQSSFSRFRAIHLNFLRYAHSIPLKNRSFYHNFSSDATPRQNPPRKLYSFSNTEHTDESFSSSGDWLDNWKKSSEDNRPKPPRVALNFRKNNVSLLSLGYLRSRSDGNHSVVDDGGGSTMGKIVEKLKKFGYLDDVVDEKEKIEKEQKRVIEKGSIEDIFYVEEGMLPNTRGGFSKESPLGLGEVVDSEGKVRFPWEKPKENVEVEKLLVRRKGRTSPAELTIPESELRRLRNLTFQTKSKTKIGGAGVTQAIVDVIHEKWKTSEIVRLKIEGPPAFDMKRMHEILERKTGGLVIWRSGTAVSLYRGVSYEVPSLQLNKRIFRRHEIPASSLQRATDKEIYNINNRSSHSLSKATDIPSQDLSCGSCNIVHSPQTNGEMNTEERDMESVPEVNCGDKIDNLLDGLGPRFMDWQGCEPYPVDADTLRGMVTDYQPPFRVLPYGVRSTLARKEATNLKRLARVLPPHFAIGRSRQLQGLAVAMIKLWEKSSIAKIALKHGVQLTTSERMAENIKKLTGGILLSRNKDFLVFYRGKDFLSPDVTELLLERERLFKSLQDEEEQARLRSSAFVFPSTEVSEESGTAGTLGEILDANARWGKMLDDNHKENVMREAEIMRHASLVRKLERKLSIADKKLMKAEQALSKVEELLKPTERQADPESITDEERFLFRKLGLRMKAFLLLGRCGGFDGTVENMHLHWKYRELVKIIVKVKTFDQVKRVALALEAESGGVLVSVDKISKGHAIIVFRGKDYKRPSKYRPKNLLTKRKALTHLLKL, encoded by the exons ATGAATGCCTTCTTCACTTTCGTTTCATCTGTATCTTATCACATGGCTTTAGTATCTAGTTCCCACTTCTACCCAACAACACCAACCATTTTCAATTCCTTTCAAAGCTCCTTCTCAAGATTCCGCGCCATCCACCTCAACTTCTTAAGGTATGCTCACTCTATTCCTCTAAAAAATCGCTCCTTTTATCATAATTTCTCTTCAGATGCTACACCTCGACAAAACCCACCTAGgaaattatattctttctcGAATACGGAACATACTGATGAAAGTTTTAGTTCTAGTGGCGATTGGTTAGACAATTGGAAAAAATCCAGTGAAGATAATCGCCCCAAACCGCCTCGGGTTGCTTTGAATTTTAGAAAGAATAATGTAAGTTTGCTAAGTTTAGGCTATTTAAGAAGTAGAAGTGATGGTAATCACAGTGTTGTTGATGATGGTGGAGGTAGTACAATGGGTAAGATTGtagagaaattgaaaaaatttgggTACCTAGATGATGTTGTAGATGAAAAAGAGAAGATAGAGAAAGAACAGAAGAGAGTAATTGAAAAAGGGTCTATAGAGGACATATTTTATGTGGAAGAAGGAATGTTGCCTAATACACGAGGAGGGTTTTCAAAAGAATCACCATTAGGGTTAGGAGAGGTGGTGGATAGTGAAGGAAAGGTGAGGTTTCCATGGGAGAAGCCAAAGGAGAATGTGGAGGTTGAGAAATTGTTAGTAAGGAGGAAAGGTAGGACTTCACCAGCAGAGTTGACTATCCCTGAGTCTGAGTTGAGGAGGTTGAGGAATTTGACATTTCAGACAAAGAGCAAGACAAAGATTGGTGGTGCTGGTGTTACTCAGGCTATAGTTGATGTAATTCATGAGAAGTGGAAGACATCAGAGATTGTGAGGTTGAAAATAGAAGGGCCCCCTGCATTTGATATGAAAAGGATGCATGAGATAttggag AGAAAAACTGGTGGGTTGGTGATATGGAGATCTGGCACTGCTGTTTCTTTATATAGAGGTGTGAGTTATGAGGTTCCTTCTTTGCAACTGAACAAGCGGATATTTAGGAGACATGAAATACCTGCAAGTTCCTTACAAAGAGCCACTGATAAagagatatataatataaataatagatcTAGTCATTCCTTATCAAAAGCTACTGATATACCTTCTCAAGATCTGTCTTGTGGCTCTTGTAATATTGTGCATTCACCTCAAACAAATGGTGAAATGAATACTGAGGAGAGGGATATGGAATCAGTGCCAGAAGTAAATTGTGGAGACAAAATAGACAACCTATTAGATGGTCTGGGTCCTAGGTTCATGGATTGGCAGGGATGTGAACCATATCCTGTGGATGCAGATACGCTTCGTGGTATGGTTACTGATTACCAACCTCCATTTAGAGTGCTTCCTTATGGAGTGAGATCTACGCTTGCACGAAAAGAGGCAACAAATTTGAAAAGGCTTGCCCGTGTTCTTCCTCCACACTTTGCCATAG GTCGAAGCAGGCAGCTCCAAGGTTTGGCTGTTGCCATGATTAAATTATGGGAAAAAAGTTCAATTGCCAAAATTGCTCTTAAACATGGTGTACAGCTGACTACGAGTGAGAGAATGGCTGAAAATATCAAG AAATTGACAGGGGGCATACTGCTCTCAAGAAATAAGGATTTCCTGGTCTTTTATAGAGGAAAAGATTTTTTATCACCAGATGTCACTGAACTGCTATTGGAAAGGGAGAGATTGTTTAAGTCTCTGCAAGATGAAGAAGAGCAGGCTCGGTTAAGATCATCAGCCTTTGTCTTTCCAAGTACTGAAGTAAGTGAGGAATCAGGTACCGCAGGCACCCTTGGGGAaattttggatgcaaatgctaGATGGGGAAAGATGCTGGATGACAATCATAAGGAAAATGTGATGAGAGAAGCTGAAATAATGAGACATGCCAGCCTTGTCAGAAAACTGGAAAGAAAGCTTTCTATT gctGATAAAAAGCTAATGAAAGCTGAACAAGCTTTATCAAAAGTGGAGGAGCTTTTAAAACCAACAGAAAGACAAGCAGACCCTGAGAGCATAACTGACGAGGAAAGATTTCTGTTTCGCAAGCTTGGTTTGAGGATGAAGGCTTTCTTACTTTTGG GTAGATGTGGAGGTTTTGATGGTACAGTGGAGAATATGCACTTGCACTGGAAATATCGAGAATTGGTTAAAATTATCGTTAAGGTGAAAACTTTTGATCAGGTTAAGAGAGTTGCATTAGCACTTGAAGCTGAAAGTGGGGGTGTCTTGGTTTCAGTTGACAAAATCTCCAAAGGTCATGCTATTATTGTATTCAGGGGAAAGGACTATAAGCGGCCTTCCAAATATAGGCCAAAAAATCTTTTGACAAAGAGGAAAGCTTTGACACATTTGCTCAAACTCTGA
- the LOC123211512 gene encoding CRM-domain containing factor CFM3A, chloroplastic/mitochondrial-like isoform X2, whose translation MNAFFTFVSSVSYHMALVSSSHFYPTTPTIFNSFQSSFSRFRAIHLNFLRYAHSIPLKNRSFYHNFSSDATPRQNPPRKLYSFSNTEHTDESFSSSGDWLDNWKKSSEDNRPKPPRVALNFRKNNVSLLSLGYLRSRSDGNHSVVDDGGGSTMGKIVEKLKKFGYLDDVVDEKEKIEKEQKRVIEKGSIEDIFYVEEGMLPNTRGGFSKESPLGLGEVVDSEGKVRFPWEKPKENVEVEKLLVRRKGRTSPAELTIPESELRRLRNLTFQTKSKTKIGGAGVTQAIVDVIHEKWKTSEIVRLKIEGPPAFDMKRMHEILERKTGGLVIWRSGTAVSLYRGVSYEVPSLQLNKRIFRRHEIPASSLQRATDKEIYNINNRSSHSLSKATDIPSQDLSCGSCNIVHSPQTNGEMNTEERDMESVPEVNCGDKIDNLLDGLGPRFMDWQGCEPYPVDADTLRGMVTDYQPPFRVLPYGVRSTLARKEATNLKRLARVLPPHFAIGRSRQLQGLAVAMIKLWEKSSIAKIALKHGVQLTTSERMAENIKKLTGGILLSRNKDFLVFYRGKDFLSPDVTELLLERERLFKSLQDEEEQARLRSSAFVFPSTEVSEESGTAGTLGEILDANARWGKMLDDNHKENVMREAEIMRHASLVRKLERKLSIADKKLMKAEQALSKVEELLKPTERQADPESITDEERFLFRKLGLRMKAFLLLGRCGGFDGTVENMHLHWKYRELVKIIVKLTKSPKVMLLLYSGERTISGLPNIGQKIF comes from the exons ATGAATGCCTTCTTCACTTTCGTTTCATCTGTATCTTATCACATGGCTTTAGTATCTAGTTCCCACTTCTACCCAACAACACCAACCATTTTCAATTCCTTTCAAAGCTCCTTCTCAAGATTCCGCGCCATCCACCTCAACTTCTTAAGGTATGCTCACTCTATTCCTCTAAAAAATCGCTCCTTTTATCATAATTTCTCTTCAGATGCTACACCTCGACAAAACCCACCTAGgaaattatattctttctcGAATACGGAACATACTGATGAAAGTTTTAGTTCTAGTGGCGATTGGTTAGACAATTGGAAAAAATCCAGTGAAGATAATCGCCCCAAACCGCCTCGGGTTGCTTTGAATTTTAGAAAGAATAATGTAAGTTTGCTAAGTTTAGGCTATTTAAGAAGTAGAAGTGATGGTAATCACAGTGTTGTTGATGATGGTGGAGGTAGTACAATGGGTAAGATTGtagagaaattgaaaaaatttgggTACCTAGATGATGTTGTAGATGAAAAAGAGAAGATAGAGAAAGAACAGAAGAGAGTAATTGAAAAAGGGTCTATAGAGGACATATTTTATGTGGAAGAAGGAATGTTGCCTAATACACGAGGAGGGTTTTCAAAAGAATCACCATTAGGGTTAGGAGAGGTGGTGGATAGTGAAGGAAAGGTGAGGTTTCCATGGGAGAAGCCAAAGGAGAATGTGGAGGTTGAGAAATTGTTAGTAAGGAGGAAAGGTAGGACTTCACCAGCAGAGTTGACTATCCCTGAGTCTGAGTTGAGGAGGTTGAGGAATTTGACATTTCAGACAAAGAGCAAGACAAAGATTGGTGGTGCTGGTGTTACTCAGGCTATAGTTGATGTAATTCATGAGAAGTGGAAGACATCAGAGATTGTGAGGTTGAAAATAGAAGGGCCCCCTGCATTTGATATGAAAAGGATGCATGAGATAttggag AGAAAAACTGGTGGGTTGGTGATATGGAGATCTGGCACTGCTGTTTCTTTATATAGAGGTGTGAGTTATGAGGTTCCTTCTTTGCAACTGAACAAGCGGATATTTAGGAGACATGAAATACCTGCAAGTTCCTTACAAAGAGCCACTGATAAagagatatataatataaataatagatcTAGTCATTCCTTATCAAAAGCTACTGATATACCTTCTCAAGATCTGTCTTGTGGCTCTTGTAATATTGTGCATTCACCTCAAACAAATGGTGAAATGAATACTGAGGAGAGGGATATGGAATCAGTGCCAGAAGTAAATTGTGGAGACAAAATAGACAACCTATTAGATGGTCTGGGTCCTAGGTTCATGGATTGGCAGGGATGTGAACCATATCCTGTGGATGCAGATACGCTTCGTGGTATGGTTACTGATTACCAACCTCCATTTAGAGTGCTTCCTTATGGAGTGAGATCTACGCTTGCACGAAAAGAGGCAACAAATTTGAAAAGGCTTGCCCGTGTTCTTCCTCCACACTTTGCCATAG GTCGAAGCAGGCAGCTCCAAGGTTTGGCTGTTGCCATGATTAAATTATGGGAAAAAAGTTCAATTGCCAAAATTGCTCTTAAACATGGTGTACAGCTGACTACGAGTGAGAGAATGGCTGAAAATATCAAG AAATTGACAGGGGGCATACTGCTCTCAAGAAATAAGGATTTCCTGGTCTTTTATAGAGGAAAAGATTTTTTATCACCAGATGTCACTGAACTGCTATTGGAAAGGGAGAGATTGTTTAAGTCTCTGCAAGATGAAGAAGAGCAGGCTCGGTTAAGATCATCAGCCTTTGTCTTTCCAAGTACTGAAGTAAGTGAGGAATCAGGTACCGCAGGCACCCTTGGGGAaattttggatgcaaatgctaGATGGGGAAAGATGCTGGATGACAATCATAAGGAAAATGTGATGAGAGAAGCTGAAATAATGAGACATGCCAGCCTTGTCAGAAAACTGGAAAGAAAGCTTTCTATT gctGATAAAAAGCTAATGAAAGCTGAACAAGCTTTATCAAAAGTGGAGGAGCTTTTAAAACCAACAGAAAGACAAGCAGACCCTGAGAGCATAACTGACGAGGAAAGATTTCTGTTTCGCAAGCTTGGTTTGAGGATGAAGGCTTTCTTACTTTTGG GTAGATGTGGAGGTTTTGATGGTACAGTGGAGAATATGCACTTGCACTGGAAATATCGAGAATTGGTTAAAATTATCGTTAAG TTGACAAAATCTCCAAAGGTCATGCTATTATTGTATTCAGGGGAAAGGACTATAAGCGGCCTTCCAAATATAGGCCAAAAAATCTTTTGA
- the LOC123212221 gene encoding DNA-directed RNA polymerase V subunit 7-like → MIYEVDLQRTLIARPVRSSDGKLLVSGRYLLTKVLQFLFQEKASNEHGVFLAVNSLKNIDIGQVLDKSGYTSFTVTVQCRTFKPEVGDVLQGFVHYISQEGAFLQTGPVRYGFLPFMNMPGYSYFPAAQEEPFFSNGETNKKIKIGSVVQFVVVGVSWIEKTAHVEREFALVAGIDREGLGPVFLPGTDELDQ, encoded by the coding sequence ATGATTTATGAAGTAGATCTGCAAAGGACTCTGATAGCACGTCCTGTAAGAAGTTCAGACGGAAAACTACTGGTTTCCGGGAGGTATCTCTTAACAAAGGTGCTGCAGTTCTTGTTTCAAGAAAAGGCCAGCAATGAGCACGGTGTCTTTCTTGCAGTAAATAGCTTGAAGAACATTGACATAGGCCAAGTTTTGGATAAATCAGGCTATACGTCCTTCACTGTAACAGTTCAATGTCGCACTTTTAAGCCTGAAGTGGGTGATGTTTTGCAAGGATTCGTTCATTACATATCTCAAGAAGGGGCGTTTTTGCAGACGGGGCCTGTGAGATATGGGTTTCTTCCATTTATGAATATGCCAGGATACTCGTATTTTCCTGCTGCTCAAGAGGAGCCGTTTTTCTCGAACGGCGAAACAaataagaagataaagatagGAAGTGTGGTGCAGTTTGTGGTGGTTGGAGTGAGTTGGATAGAGAAAACGGCTCATGTCGAGAGGGAATTTGCGCTGGTTGCTGGCATAGATCGTGAAGGGCTTGGACCAGTTTTCCTTCCTGGAACTGATGAACTCGACCAGTGA